The Buteo buteo chromosome 23, bButBut1.hap1.1, whole genome shotgun sequence genome contains the following window.
tacCTGAGTTTGTTGTTGCTGAGCCAACTTGCCCTTGTAAAGAACAGACTGGGCTGATGTCCTGTCGTATTCAATATTGCTCCATTGAGGCCTGGGGAGAACTCTATGCCTTTGAATTTGTAGAGGACCATGCCctcctttcatcttcctttgtgAGCAATCAAGTGGTGAACTCTTCCTTTAGCTTACTGAAGCAATTCTCGGGCAACTGCTTTGCAGGTGGAAATCCACTGCAACCCCCTGGGGCTAAGTGTAGAGTCACTTACTGTGAAGGACAGCTGGTGAGTATGCACTGAACTTATTCTTACAAGCTTTTACAGCCTTCGTAGGTTTGCAGCTTGATGCGCCAAACGTGTGTGAACCATCCATTTAATAAATCCGAGCATTACAAAGGAGAAATGGGAAGGATATGGCACACAGTTCTCCACTGATAGCAAATGTCTTTGGAATAACTCAGAGGTGGAATTTCATCTCCTTTAGCAAGGAGTCGTCATTGCGAATGAGGAAAAGATTCATATCAGGCCTGTCAGAAGCAAAGATGTGGCCCTGCTGAAGGACCTTGGCTTCTCCAGACCCCACATTCTTTTCAGAAGTGCCGCAAGAGAGGCAAATACAGCAAGAGGTAATCTGTATGGAGAGGAGGCCCTGCTTGTTCTGCttggaaaagctgttttctggtAGTGGGGTTGCTTGCATGAGCTCAGAGGAAAAATTTGTATCTACAAATGTATGAGTATATTTGAATATGTTTCTCACCTCATTGAGGTGTAACTAGTGTGTTTTCATTCAGGTATTTGTTATTTTGATAGCATATGTGTGTTATTAAGGATGCTGCAGGTGAAAGAAACTGACAGAAGTGGGAAACCTGAGCAAGCAACTGGAGGAGTGGTCTTCTAGTCTTTCAGGAAAAGCGAGTGGATATGTAGGACCTTTTATGTTGTCTTGCATTTTAAACTCCCTGTATCCCTTTGTGCTGTTCAGCAGGGCGGTTTCTTTCTCGCCTGCAGAAGAGGGCTGAGGGAGCTGTCAAACATCTGGAGCTGATGGTCGTAGCAGGTCCAGATGTTTACTTGTACCACAAAGAGGACACAGAGCGATATATTCTTACCAACCTGAACATTGTGAGTAGCTTTCTGTTTGGATTGCTGTCCCAGTGTGAGAGCTCACAGTGTCACAGACTATGTCACAGGCAGATGGACCTCTGTGAGTGCACTTTGAGAGGTGTTTGTGGTTACTGGCTCCTGGTACAAAGCACTGCTTATGTGCAGggtgtttctctctgcttccttcGGCACTGCATGGCAAGCTTTCCCTTGTACAAGGAGCTGCACGAGTAAAAGTGGATGTTAGAGGCTTTGGGGTTGTTGCCTTAAAACCCATGTAAAAAATGTAGCTCTTTGTTTCATTATTAATATTGTTGTAAGTCAGATACAGTAGCAAGAGTTTTATCACCAGAGCCTTGATACAGTCCCTGTTGCTTTCAGTGAGATTGAACCAGATCTACTGAATTAATCttacattttacatttgaacattttatttccattacagAGTTTCTCTAAATGTCTGCATTTGCTATTATTAagattttttaatgcattttctgtgtattgcaaaaaaaagtctttagcATTCACTCTCCTATCCTATGAAACTGTTTTCCATGCCGATTCTTCTGTCTGCTTCAGAATATTTGACAAGTCTAACAACAGTTCTCATCTGTTGACAGATCTATTTACATTTGTAGTGCATACTTTAATGTTGTACTTCCCAGTGATTTTATAGTTGCCCCTTATGGCTACCAGGTGTGTTACCTTTGTAGTGAATGCAGTGCTGTTACTGGGTACAGGTAGCGGGAGTCACCGAGGTACCTTCTTTATTGAatcctttctgtcttttaacAGGGGGCAGAGCTGTTGAGAGATGCCTCACTGGGTGTTCATTTCAGGGTTCATCTTATGCAAATGCTTGTTTTGACAGAACCAGAGGTAAGCAGGGAGGACTATGTGCAAGTGTTGTCCAAGGGGTTGCTAAAAGCTGTGTGAAACATGCAAACATGTGCCTTCACTCTAGGCAGAGGTAAACATCACCACAAATATCACCTCCTCGCTGATCAGTGTTTGTGAGTGGAGCAAGAAGGTCAACCCCCAGAATGACTCTGACCCCCGGCATGCTGACATTGTCCTCTACGTCACCAGGTACTGAAACTTCCCTGCCCTGGGAGGGGACTGGAAACAGGGCTGATGGTGTCTAGCTGTTAGTGCAGTGACAGGGATTTGCACTGGGTCTTCCAGCAGTTGGGCATCACAGAATCTTTGGAAATGGATTTATTCTCCTGTTTGGGGTTGATTCTCCTGCCCTTAGTGTAATGCAGTTAGTGAGAGgtgctgtttcttcagtttctggAGGAACTGGAATATTCCCCAAGCACTGACCAGCCAGACTTGAGCAGACATTTTATGCTTccagagcagcacagccaaACCCACTGCAGCTTTTTGTGGGCAGAAAAGTCGAACAGTAACTGGAAGTGAAAACCCACTGGTGTTTTCTATGGAAGATTTCTAGTGCTACTCTGACTCAGATGTTTTTTGTCTGACTTTCAGGCTCCTTGCTCTAAATTGTCTTGGCTAAGTTTGTCGAAGCCAAACTTTTCTTGAGTGTAATGGCTTTGTTCTGGTGCTCTTTCTTCAAAGAGGTGATGATACTGCTCTGTCTTTTGCAAATAGGATTAGGTCATTTTATTCTATTCTGCTTGTCTGGTGTCATGGGgattttttaatgtagaatCACCACAAATTTTGAACAGTGGGCGTTCCTGGGACCCTACTGCTACCATCTTGCCCCAGGGAGCTCCATGTGTCAAAAAAAATGTTAGGTAGCTGGCAAAGTTAGGTCAGGAAGGTGCCAATAAATTCAGCTGAATGTCTAGACCTGACATTATTAGCTACAGTGGTTCTTTGCTCTTTCCTCTGTATCTGTCTCCCTTACTTTAGGTTTGACCTGGAGTTACCTGATGGGAACAAGGAGCTACGTGGAGTGACTCAGTTAGGTGGAGTCTGCTCCTCCTCCTGGAGCTGTGTTATTACCCAGGACACTGGCTTTGACCTGGGAGTCACCATAGCCCATGAGGTTGGGCACAGGTCAGTAGGAAAGCCCCAGAGCAGCCCAGTATGGTTTGTTCAGGTAAAAGCATAGCCCAGTTTCAAGTattcagaagaaggaaaaggatctCTTGGCATAACAGTGGGTTTCCTATAGATTATTCAAAACTTTTGGAAAGAGTTCCTTGCATTTCTTGTATTCCTGCATGCTCTGTGACAATTAGAAGCtgcaaagaggagagaaaacctTTGTGACAACAGTAGAAGGAAAGGCTGCAGAGGGAGCTCAGCCCTTGCTTAGAGCAGAGAGGCTCTGAGGGAACCCAGCCGCTGGGTTTCTTCCCCTCAGGGCACTGTGCTTCTTCTGTTACAGTCTTGGAATCCCCCATGATGGTGAGGGGAATCAATGCAGCAGCAGCGGTTACATCATGGGTTCAGCAGGAAACCACAACAGCATCGACCTCACCTGGTCACAGTGCAGCCGAGAAGAGTTCCTGGCCTTTGTCAGGTAAGGGAATGGTCGAGTTCTGTGTGCCCATGTGGGAGTGTTTCCCTGTGCTGGGAGCTtaggagagggcagggaaagagaaggaataaaatagGACATGCCTGGAAAGTGAGGAGCTGTAAAATGCTTggggtttatttatttcttaccaCTTGTGTCTGCTGCTGAAGTTAAAACCCAGTTTTTGCTTCAAGTAGCTGGAAATTACTTTGGTGAGTGACTAACAAGCCTGGAGTGCGTTGGACTTCTCAGACACTAGCTCAGCCtggaaattttgtttaaaatgtcagaGCATCTAGGTTTAAACAAGCATTGTGGGCTGTGAGCTGGCTGGGTGAGAAACAGGCGTGAGTTTCTGTTATAACTTCAGCAGCAGGGAACTGTGAGCATCTCCAGGCAGCTGCTACAGCTAAATCCATCACAGCCCACAGTAAGCATGTGttgtctgggaaagcagcagccaacTCCCAGGATGAAACTCAGCAGAAGTTTGCAAACATGTCATTGTCCTTACTGCCCACAGCTGGGAAAGTGATATTTCTTATGTCTCTATCAGCACAGGCCAAACAAACTGCTTAAATGACCTGCCGGACATggacagcagcatccctggaTGGAAGCCTGGCTTGTACTATGGAGCAGATGAGCAATGTAAAATAGCCTTTGGGAGTGTTGCCACAGCATGCACCTTTGCTGACAGCAATGTTGTAGGTAGAAAGTTTGTCTCCCTTGCTAGGGGCAGCAGGGAAATGTTCTGGAGCCAAGATTCAGCAAAAGGGAGCTGGggacatttttattataaaggGAAGGAAGGTGCTTTCCTGCCACAGATTTCTTGGCAAAGAACAAACCttcaaaggcttttaaaatgcttccctTCTCTCCATCACCTTCTTCATCCACATAAGTCTCCTTTAAGGTTTGCACAGTATGCACAGCCTTCTGTCCAAATGGGCCTGGCAGTGCTACTGCTGGGTACGCCTACTCAGGGTCCTGTCTTAGGGAGCTCTTGTTCATTGGATTCCTTCGGCTTCCCCACCATTGCTCAAGTCCCCGTGTCTGAGAAATGCAGCATAGCTAATAGCTGCCATCTGGACATGTTTTGTTAATGAGGAAGCCCTAAGGTGGGTGGAACTTTAATTGCTTCAGTTGACCATCTTCTAGCATTACAGCTGGCAGTGATGGTCTTTTGACATGCCCACAACTTTTGCCCAGGAGCAGGAGAAATGAAGGGACTTGCTTGCATTGTTGGGTAGCTGTGGGAAAACCAAACGTCTGGGACATGGACCATTTAAACGGAGCAGCTTTTGGGACTGCTGTGTTGATGAGCCTAAGTGACTCCCCGAACTCCCTGATTTTCTTGACACACCAGGACATATGTGAAGTTCTGTCATGCCATGTACAACCAGGAGACAAATCCAGCTGTACTCGGCTTCTTGTTCCCCTCTTGGATGGTACTGAGTGTGGAATCAATAAGGTAAGGAAGCTGCTGATCTGATGATCAGGAGTGGGTGTGGGTGCTACGGAGCTCATTAGACAGCAAGACACTGTTGGTGGCTGGAGGGTACATGGCACTCACTGCCCCTCGGCCAGGGAGCCAAGGCCAGACACTCCAGTCACAAACTGGTACCAGCTGATCTTGGTGTTTCCACCTTGTCTGTATCTTCTGGGGTTGCTTTGCAGTTCTATAGCCTGACCTCTTCTCCAAGGCTTTGCTTTCTACTTGAAGTGATCTATCAGCTCTTTGTTTTAACCCCAACCTCATGTTAGACCATAATTACAAATAGGACTATTCTAGCCTCTTGTGAGAAGGTGCCCTGTTACAGTCTGGCCTGCCAAAAGATGGGGACTTGTGCCACCCTTGTAGATCCCAGCTCTGATGGGTTCACTGTGGTGCTGCTGCCAACTTTGTGTATTCTTGGTCTTAGTGGTGCTCCAAGGGACAGTGCAGCTCTCTGGAAGAGCTGAACCCCATGGCTGTAGTCCATGGGCAGTGGTCCGGCTGGAgccctttctcctcctgctcccgcagCTGTGGAGGTGGAGTTGTGATAAGGCAGCGGTTCTGTAACAACCCCAGGTAAGAGGTGGGGAGCTGGGAAGTTTGCAGTGCCTCTTGTCCGACTCAGAGCCGTGGGGTCTGAGTCTTGCACTTTGCTTGGGACAAACCTGCCTCTGTTGAGGAGTTCTTCTCCTGTTATTTCCAGGCCTGCTTTTGGGGGGCAGGAATGCCATGGTGCCAGCGTCCAAGTGGAGATGTGCAATACTCAGGTAGTGGAGCTCATCACATCTTCTGAGCTTTTTCTTAATGCTGCTTAACTGTTTGAGAGCTGGTTTGGGACTGTACTTCTCACAGCTGATTGATCTGAGAAGGAGGACTAAAGATCTGGCATACAGCCTCCATCTGTCTGACAACAGGAGAGCTATTTGTTCCACTGTGTCTGAAGACAGCAGTATTATTTGATAGAATTGTTCACATGTAATGAAGCATTTTCTCTATGCCTTCATAGCAGGACAGATGCTGAGAAAATAGTGACTCACTTAATGATAGTTTTCTTCAGAGGGACATTCTTACATTGTTCCTATTTTCCTTATccatttattttgttgaaataaCAAATATATCAGCTTCCAAACACAATTCTCTGCATATCCTGCAGCGTCCctttaaagtggtttttttcatttgcagttatTATGGTGTTTTACTTACCAGCCACTGCTTTCTGCCTTTAGCTAGTGGGTAAAATGCTGCTTGGGATTCTGTGCTCAGTAACTCCCTTTCATTACCCATACAATTCTCTCTGGGATGTAGGCCTGTTTGATGACCCAGCAGGACTTTATGACTGAACAATGTGCAGCAACAAATTTAAAGCCACTGTATCTCACTGTAGAAGTGCCATCCTTTTATACCTGGACTTCTGCTGTTGGCTTTGCCAAAGGTAAGGAGAGACTGAGAAACCGTGGTTTCTTTGTGAAGGGGAGCGCTCATGGACCTGTCTGTACTTTGAAGTCAAAAGGCTGTTTCAGTGATTGTTTTAGTTTTCACATGAAACCTGGATACTCTTTCTGTCAGATCCTTTTGACTTCTTCCCATTGCTTGATGGTCAGCCACGTGCCTTTCTGAAAGAGTAactcctttcttcttctgtctgcCTCCTCCAGGGGACATGCTATGCAAGCACATGTGCAGGGCCGTTGAAAACGAATTCATGGTGAGCCGTGAAGACAGTTTCATAGATGGAACCAGATGTGAGCAGGATGACTCTGAGCGCCGTGGGGCTTTCAGTTTGTGTGTAATGGGAAGCTGCAGAGTAAGTGACTGGGGAATCCAGGTGAACCTCTGACACATAATCTGCTCCAAACAAGTCAGTTTACTAGGAGCGGGGGAAGAAAACACCGTGACCCAAACAACAGAGCGAGCTCTTCTCAAAAGAAGAGAGTTTTGTTCTTAGCTTATTGGATGGAGTCCAGCAAATCTACTATTCTGTCTGTGTATCCAATGCCAATGCCCTCTAGAAAAGACATTCTGCTAATTATGCAGTAAGTACATAAGGCTATTCATCCCTAATCCAAGAAGCAATTGGTTTATGCATTAGTTGAGGAGACATCATTAGCTGTTCAGTTTGCATGGTATAAATAGCCCTATAAAACGCTGACTCTATCAGAGAAAAGTTTACATGATTTGAACATACCAAATCAGTGGCAAAACAAGGAGTAAAACCTGGGAATCGTAAGTTGACAAACTGATTGTTGCAGTATCACTAATCAAAACTGAAGTacgttttttttttctggaatgcCTTGAGAAAGGCATTCTTTCATGATGAACTTGAATATAACTCCCCCGCACTGTCTGCATTTTAGTAACTTCTCAATGCTGACCCGGttgtatgttttctgttgtttctttacATTCCCAgaatacacttttaaaatgttatgtttttCTCATTATCGTCGTATTCACAATGTTTTGTAATGCATTTCCACCTAATGAACAGCAGAGGGTGTAGGCTTAAGCTAGTCTGATTGCGGCTGTTCTGTTGGCGACAGTGATAAGTATGGATGTTATGGCAGCATCCAAAACCTGGGATCAGTGCCTCTAGCATAAATTCAGCAGTTGCACATGTTTTGCTGCTAAGCCTGCTGAGATCCTCCTGTAGCTTTGTGTAAATTAGTCTTGTTCGTGGGAATAAGGATAGAATCTCTTTTCTGAGCTCTATGGGATTGAAGGCCAGGCTGAAGGATGTGAGCTAGGTTTGGGTCTGGGGAGCTAAAGATTCCTTTAGAAACTGCCATTCATGTTTACTGTTctcctgggcttttttttttttttttcccccttcccccctccagaAAGAATTCATAGAAGAGAAGGAGTGCAGAGCCTTTGTTTTAGGTCACAGGAGAAATCTTTCTGGGCTGCTTCttatgggaaagaaaatgtcacacAATTAATGAAACTTGTGCTCTCAGCTAAGGCTTTCCAATCCCTGGCTTTGCATAGTCCCGTACAGTGGTAGATCTAGGTACAAATGCATCTTTGTCTACCTTGTCGTCTTAAATTcaaattacaaatgaaaaaggcagTTTCAGGAATTTAGGCAATGTTGCTTTCATTCACTTGTTCTTGGAATAGGCAAGTCTTGACAGACTCTCCCCTTTGCTCAGGCATTCGGGTGTGATGGCCAGTTGGACTCCCAGAAGATAATGGACTCTTGCAAGGTCTGTGGGGGTGATAATACCACTTGCACTGAAGTGAGTGGATCttacacagaaggaaaagctaAAGGTGTGTAGTCCTCACGCACAGACTCAACGTTATGGTACTGTTTGTATGCTGTTGTGTAGGCAGAGTGACTTTTTTGGTCATAGTTCTTCTCTGGACGTGGATCAGAAATGTAGCCATTTGGGAAGTCCAGCAAATTACTGGGAGCTGGCAGCTGTGTTAGATGCTTCCTGAGAGGTTAAACATCCTTTTAGGAACTGCTCTGGCTCTTGCAGTATCACATGTAGATATTAGtagagaagataaaaagaacaaaagagagGTGAGAGCAGGACACAGaattcatttctgctttgtttgctgTATTCACCATCACTATGTTCAAGCCAAGCTGATAGAGCTAAGGTTAGTGTGAATTTAGCCTGCTGGCCGTCACtgttgtatctttttttttttatattagctATATAACCCCTGTCTGCAATTAAGCTTTGTTGCTGCCTGTAAGGCTTGTCCTCCAATGGATAGTGTACTAGTAAGATGAAGAGGGGTTGATCTGTAATCCCCAGTTTTTCAACAGAGGTACAGCAACGGAAGGTGACcatgtcttctttctttccatccttCCAGAGTACATTACATTTCTGTCCCTGCCTTATAACAGCACCTTGGTCCATGTTACCAATCAGAGACCACTCTTCACACATTTGGGTGAGTTGAatgaaagggagaggagggactACAGGCAGGGCTAAAACAAGCttgtaaaaacaagaaaatggaaTCTGGGAGGAAAGTTCTTGATGATGCAATTTGTTTGTGGGATGTTGTCCAGTGGGAAGTGGTAGAAGCCATGTTCTTTGGGATGCCCGATTTAGATTAAACTGGTTTCTAGCAAGTGGGCAGTCTGTAGCTGCCAGCACCAGGGGACCACATCATATCTCTTAACCTCACTGCTACTTTTGCCTCTCTAGCTGTGAAGGTTAAAGGAGAGTATGTGGttgctggaaaaggaaaaatctcgCTAAATGTCACCTATCCGTCAGTTCTGGAGGACAGCCAAATCAAATACAAAGTGTTTCTCACCAAGGACAACCTGCCAAGCCTGGAGGAAGTCCGTGTGGATGGGCCAACACAAGAAGAAATTGAAATACAGGTAAATTAAAATTGCAGAGTTGGAAAGGGGCCAGTCAGAACTGGCCAGGCTGAGTTTGTGTAGCTCTGCTGCCATGCAGAACCCAGGTGTAGTAGGCTTCGTGTCCAAGGCCTGTGGAGATGGTGTTCACTAAGAGCGATGGTGTTGCTCTTCTTGGGAAAGGTTGAGGGTTGGCTGCCTGCAGGCTTTCTGCAGGTCTGGGTGATAGTTGTGTGGGGTAAAGCATACTGAGTTAAACCTTTTCCTTGGCTTAATCTTTTTTCAGTGCCCTGTGCACAGAATTCACAGGGTGAGTACTCTGACTGCATCTGGCAAGAATTAAGAGTCATAGCATTGAGGCTCAGGACTGGATGGAAGAAAGGGGGACTAGCTTCTTTTATCTCCATCCTAAGAAATGAGTCTGAGTTGATTTCTGCATTGACCACAACTTTTTCCTTCACCAGGTCTATCGAAGGTATGCAGAAGAATATGGCGATGCCAGCAACCCAGACATCACCTTCAGCTACTTTGTCCCCAAAGAGAATCTGACGTATATGTGGATTCCTCAGCAGGGGCCGTGTTCAGTGACCTGTGGGGAAGGTGAGGCAGCAGTACTCAATCTTTATGGAGATCTGGGCAGAATTCTAGTTTGGCTGGCTGGTAGTCACCCAGATCTTTACTCCATGGGCTCTCCTGGGCTGACTGAAAGACATGTGACATCAGTGATAGATACTTGATTAGAACTTACTAAACAACTGAACTGAATTGCTGAAAGTGAGCTGCAGTTGCCAGTGTTAAActggacaaaagaaaagagtgGTACAGCTTTTGAATTAAATTAGCAAATCAGCAAATGAGCTGAAACATAAAATGATAGTGAAAACGTTTGATCGTGAAGAGGATTTTTAAATAGGTTTTAACTGAACTTTTGGTTTTAAgactaaataattttcttagatTTTTCAAAGTTGTTGAAGACTGTAATTTGAAGTTGGCTAAACATCAAAAGTCTGAGACCAAAGTGGTATCTAGTGTCTAACTAAAGCCTCAGAGCTAATTATGAAACTTCCTTCTTAGAATTCTATTCCTGTGCCATGGCTAATCCTTTCTGTCTCCCTGAAGAAATCATAATGCAGATTGTAACAGATCACTCTGGTAGACGGTCTGACATCTTGTTTACCAGATAATACAGATGACACTGGCAAGCCTCTCAAGACTTTTATGACAAGGatttagaaaaatgcattgaTGAATACTTGTGAAAGTCACTCTATAGGACTAGTTATATCTGGAGAGGTTTTCTCCAGCAGATTCCCCAGGTGAACTGATTGCTGAAACTCTGAAGTAAAGAACTCAAAATGCTCTGGGGCCTCCCAGCTAATGCagtcacaaacaaaaaacatgagAAAGCTGGGacttaaaataacagaaagttGAGAATCCGAGCTGAAATTGCATCTTGAGAGCTGAAAGTGATGCTCAGGCCCTCCTTACCAATAGacattatttgaaaacaaagaaggtAGTAAAAAGATAACATTGCTGATTGATTCTTGACATTTGCTTCTCAGGGTCATGCTCTTTAAGATTCAGGAATGCCTGTCTCTCTTTGTGGGTAGCTCATTCACTGCAAAGGAGACTCTTTACAGCTTTGCTTGTAACTTTTTTGAGTTTAGATTTTCACCCGCTTTACCTGTTAGGTTCAGTATTGTTAAAAATC
Protein-coding sequences here:
- the ADAMTS13 gene encoding A disintegrin and metalloproteinase with thrombospondin motifs 13 isoform X1; amino-acid sequence: MIVSLTIRALVMLPLGFCWPPAFREKFLGALDAEDVFSYFGTSSVSDVPEFVVAEPTCPCKEQTGLMSCRIQYCSIEAWGELYAFEFVEDHALLSSSFVSNQVVNSSFSLLKQFSGNCFAGGNPLQPPGAKCRVTYCEGQLQGVVIANEEKIHIRPVRSKDVALLKDLGFSRPHILFRSAAREANTARAGRFLSRLQKRAEGAVKHLELMVVAGPDVYLYHKEDTERYILTNLNIGAELLRDASLGVHFRVHLMQMLVLTEPEAEVNITTNITSSLISVCEWSKKVNPQNDSDPRHADIVLYVTRFDLELPDGNKELRGVTQLGGVCSSSWSCVITQDTGFDLGVTIAHEVGHSLGIPHDGEGNQCSSSGYIMGSAGNHNSIDLTWSQCSREEFLAFVSTGQTNCLNDLPDMDSSIPGWKPGLYYGADEQCKIAFGSVATACTFADSNVDICEVLSCHVQPGDKSSCTRLLVPLLDGTECGINKWCSKGQCSSLEELNPMAVVHGQWSGWSPFSSCSRSCGGGVVIRQRFCNNPRPAFGGQECHGASVQVEMCNTQACLMTQQDFMTEQCAATNLKPLYLTVEVPSFYTWTSAVGFAKGDMLCKHMCRAVENEFMVSREDSFIDGTRCEQDDSERRGAFSLCVMGSCRAFGCDGQLDSQKIMDSCKVCGGDNTTCTEVSGSYTEGKAKEYITFLSLPYNSTLVHVTNQRPLFTHLAVKVKGEYVVAGKGKISLNVTYPSVLEDSQIKYKVFLTKDNLPSLEEVRVDGPTQEEIEIQVYRRYAEEYGDASNPDITFSYFVPKENLTYMWIPQQGPCSVTCGEGTRPVHHVCFDQTKNEITEDQWCLELPQPLSEHKPCAMEPCLYRWNVSQRDECSAVCGTGVAQQNLTCVQFRDGLEIVVDDSLCPAEEKPLSVVPCVVNVCPFGWDKEEDSRLLQTLESLGHIQLENRTVYVWSPLAGECSVSCGRGKTQLQYVCVAFDTKEETQEENCHPVPKPESRMEVCDLGPCPPRWKVTPAGPCSSSCGLGLAVQLVTCVQIHQGEEILLEEHLCPVAEKPLTSVPCVIRMCSYEWSFSEWTECSTSCGNGIQTRQDFCLNPLTRKHVNPIFCRHFPKAIVVRGCSAGPCPEQAVGTRSHGAGLQTVTPAVLTTAATAKEGRYRDLDLPPSAVPAVPWEQTKTSGACHELSVLSELGTMTPFPGLPKSLLTWDSLGQQLTLPVLHPEGVCGKLFLNATGVINMMGVESSDCTVAIGRPLGEEIIVSVLESSLNCSAGEVMLFSGRMMWRTGCRKLPLSLINSRTNTLIVKQRVLLPGNGVILQYNSRTATKKYYQDCDKQLFGPQGEIVNPVQLADQRQEVVCRTFINVAPRHRIAIRALYIDLGNESNQTHFNYILVRDVSTMKTMVFHGKQQFFWQSTGSQAEIEFHENIKDHRASFWAEYRAIGPK
- the ADAMTS13 gene encoding A disintegrin and metalloproteinase with thrombospondin motifs 13 isoform X2; the encoded protein is MIVSLTIRALVMLPLGFCWPPAFREKFLGALDAEDVFSYFGTSSVSDVPEFVVAEPTCPCKEQTGLMSCRIQYCSIEAWGELYAFEFVEDHALLSSSFVSNQVVNSSFSLLKQFSGNCFAGGNPLQPPGAKCRVTYCEGQLQGVVIANEEKIHIRPVRSKDVALLKDLGFSRPHILFRSAAREANTARGRFLSRLQKRAEGAVKHLELMVVAGPDVYLYHKEDTERYILTNLNIGAELLRDASLGVHFRVHLMQMLVLTEPEAEVNITTNITSSLISVCEWSKKVNPQNDSDPRHADIVLYVTRFDLELPDGNKELRGVTQLGGVCSSSWSCVITQDTGFDLGVTIAHEVGHSLGIPHDGEGNQCSSSGYIMGSAGNHNSIDLTWSQCSREEFLAFVSTGQTNCLNDLPDMDSSIPGWKPGLYYGADEQCKIAFGSVATACTFADSNVDICEVLSCHVQPGDKSSCTRLLVPLLDGTECGINKWCSKGQCSSLEELNPMAVVHGQWSGWSPFSSCSRSCGGGVVIRQRFCNNPRPAFGGQECHGASVQVEMCNTQACLMTQQDFMTEQCAATNLKPLYLTVEVPSFYTWTSAVGFAKGDMLCKHMCRAVENEFMVSREDSFIDGTRCEQDDSERRGAFSLCVMGSCRAFGCDGQLDSQKIMDSCKVCGGDNTTCTEVSGSYTEGKAKEYITFLSLPYNSTLVHVTNQRPLFTHLAVKVKGEYVVAGKGKISLNVTYPSVLEDSQIKYKVFLTKDNLPSLEEVRVDGPTQEEIEIQVYRRYAEEYGDASNPDITFSYFVPKENLTYMWIPQQGPCSVTCGEGTRPVHHVCFDQTKNEITEDQWCLELPQPLSEHKPCAMEPCLYRWNVSQRDECSAVCGTGVAQQNLTCVQFRDGLEIVVDDSLCPAEEKPLSVVPCVVNVCPFGWDKEEDSRLLQTLESLGHIQLENRTVYVWSPLAGECSVSCGRGKTQLQYVCVAFDTKEETQEENCHPVPKPESRMEVCDLGPCPPRWKVTPAGPCSSSCGLGLAVQLVTCVQIHQGEEILLEEHLCPVAEKPLTSVPCVIRMCSYEWSFSEWTECSTSCGNGIQTRQDFCLNPLTRKHVNPIFCRHFPKAIVVRGCSAGPCPEQAVGTRSHGAGLQTVTPAVLTTAATAKEGRYRDLDLPPSAVPAVPWEQTKTSGACHELSVLSELGTMTPFPGLPKSLLTWDSLGQQLTLPVLHPEGVCGKLFLNATGVINMMGVESSDCTVAIGRPLGEEIIVSVLESSLNCSAGEVMLFSGRMMWRTGCRKLPLSLINSRTNTLIVKQRVLLPGNGVILQYNSRTATKKYYQDCDKQLFGPQGEIVNPVQLADQRQEVVCRTFINVAPRHRIAIRALYIDLGNESNQTHFNYILVRDVSTMKTMVFHGKQQFFWQSTGSQAEIEFHENIKDHRASFWAEYRAIGPK
- the ADAMTS13 gene encoding A disintegrin and metalloproteinase with thrombospondin motifs 13 isoform X4; its protein translation is MIVSLTIRALVMLPLGFCWPPAFREKFLGALDAEDVFSYFGTSSVSDVPEFVVAEPTCPCKEQTGLMSCRIQYCSIEAWGELYAFEFVEDHALLSSSFVSNQVVNSSFSLLKQFSGNCFAGGNPLQPPGAKCRVTYCEGQLQGVVIANEEKIHIRPVRSKDVALLKDLGFSRPHILFRSAAREANTARAGRFLSRLQKRAEGAVKHLELMVVAGPDVYLYHKEDTERYILTNLNIGAELLRDASLGVHFRVHLMQMLVLTEPEAEVNITTNITSSLISVCEWSKKVNPQNDSDPRHADIVLYVTRFDLELPDGNKELRGVTQLGGVCSSSWSCVITQDTGFDLGVTIAHEVGHSLGIPHDGEGNQCSSSGYIMGSAGNHNSIDLTWSQCSREEFLAFVSTGQTNCLNDLPDMDSSIPGWKPGLYYGADEQCKIAFGSVATACTFADSNVDICEVLSCHVQPGDKSSCTRLLVPLLDGTECGINKWCSKGQCSSLEELNPMAVVHGQWSGWSPFSSCSRSCGGGVVIRQRFCNNPRPAFGGQECHGASVQVEMCNTQACLMTQQDFMTEQCAATNLKPLYLTVEVPSFYTWTSAVGFAKGDMLCKHMCRAVENEFMVSREDSFIDGTRCEQDDSERRGAFSLCVMGSCRAFGCDGQLDSQKIMDSCKVCGGDNTTCTEVSGSYTEGKAKEYITFLSLPYNSTLVHVTNQRPLFTHLAVKVKGEYVVAGKGKISLNVTYPSVLEDSQIKYKVFLTKDNLPSLEEVRVDGPTQEEIEIQVYRRYAEEYGDASNPDITFSYFVPKENLTYMWIPQQGPCSVTCGEGTRPVHHVCFDQTKNEITEDQWCLELPQPLSEHKPCAMEPCLYRWNVSQRDECSAVCGTGVAQQNLTCVQFRDGLEIVVDDSLCPAEEKPLSVVPCVVNVCPFGWDKEEDSRLLQTLESLGHIQLENRTVYVWSPLAGECSVSCGRGKTQLQYVCVAFDTKEETQEENCHPVPKPESRMEVCDLGPCPPRWKVTPAGPCSSSCGLGLAVQLVTCVQIHQGEEILLEEHLCPVAEKPLTSVPCVIRMCSYEWSFSEWTECSTSCGNGIQTRQDFCLNPLTRKHVNPIFCRHFPKAIVVRGCSAGPCPEQAVGTRSHGAGLQTVTPAVLTTAATAKEGRYRDLDLPPSAVPAVPWEQTKTSGGTMTPFPGLPKSLLTWDSLGQQLTLPVLHPEGVCGKLFLNATGVINMMGVESSDCTVAIGRPLGEEIIVSVLESSLNCSAGEVMLFSGRMMWRTGCRKLPLSLINSRTNTLIVKQRVLLPGNGVILQYNSRTATKKYYQDCDKQLFGPQGEIVNPVQLADQRQEVVCRTFINVAPRHRIAIRALYIDLGNESNQTHFNYILVRDVSTMKTMVFHGKQQFFWQSTGSQAEIEFHENIKDHRASFWAEYRAIGPK